In Fimbriimonadia bacterium, the following are encoded in one genomic region:
- a CDS encoding proteasome accessory factor PafA2 family protein has protein sequence MKRLLGLETEYGFAVEGREVRDQVEEAAELVRSFPGPCVQSWDYRFEDPRRDARGFRAERLRTDPVDAQFDRPGAIPAEALRADRVLASGARLYNDHGHPEYSTPECLSLADLVAHDRAGERLLLQCAHAYAQRTGRKVRLYKNNTDFQGASYGTHENYLGLREVPFERYAEALLTFLPTRIIYAGSGRAGSDRQREPAFRLSQRAEFFAEPIGIDTLYRRPIVNTRDEPHADPTRWRRIHVIAGDANMQPFATALKVGATSLVLELVEEGWECPVRLVDPVRATEEISRDETYRWNVELADGCIVSAVTVQRQFLAAATERFGGRDAQTDWVLGEWDRTLGILEEDPLMLADRLDWPAKLQLLRTFLEAEEEEWGSDRVVAADLEYHNLDPEEGLYWVIDTEQLVSEERVTEAMQRPPADTRAALRGLYVRRFGEAVRDVTWSAMTLDDGAQSNRLDMSKMVGEVPRQLVDAVERAESLEESVRIASGSAT, from the coding sequence GTGAAACGATTATTGGGTCTGGAGACCGAGTACGGCTTCGCCGTCGAGGGGCGGGAGGTGCGTGACCAGGTAGAGGAGGCGGCGGAACTGGTCCGGTCCTTCCCCGGCCCTTGCGTGCAGTCGTGGGACTACCGATTCGAGGACCCCAGGCGCGATGCGCGGGGCTTCCGGGCCGAGCGACTGCGAACCGATCCCGTGGATGCCCAGTTCGACCGGCCTGGGGCCATACCGGCAGAAGCGTTGCGCGCCGACCGCGTGCTGGCCAGCGGCGCACGGCTGTACAACGACCACGGTCATCCCGAGTACTCCACGCCAGAGTGCCTCTCGCTTGCAGATCTCGTCGCGCACGACCGGGCGGGCGAGCGCCTCTTGCTGCAGTGCGCCCACGCCTATGCACAGCGCACTGGGCGCAAAGTGCGCCTTTACAAGAACAACACGGACTTCCAGGGCGCGAGCTACGGCACGCACGAGAACTACCTGGGCCTGCGAGAAGTGCCGTTCGAGCGCTATGCCGAGGCGCTGCTCACCTTCCTGCCAACCCGCATCATCTATGCCGGCTCGGGGCGGGCAGGCTCGGACAGGCAGCGCGAGCCGGCGTTCCGTCTCTCTCAGCGAGCCGAGTTCTTTGCCGAGCCGATCGGGATCGATACGCTATACCGAAGGCCCATCGTTAACACGCGAGACGAGCCACATGCCGACCCTACGCGATGGCGGCGCATCCACGTCATCGCCGGTGACGCGAACATGCAGCCGTTCGCGACCGCCCTCAAAGTAGGTGCCACCAGCCTCGTTCTGGAGCTCGTGGAGGAGGGCTGGGAATGCCCCGTGAGACTTGTTGACCCAGTACGGGCAACAGAGGAAATCTCCCGTGACGAAACCTACCGCTGGAACGTAGAACTGGCGGACGGTTGCATCGTGAGCGCAGTGACCGTGCAGAGGCAGTTTCTCGCTGCGGCCACCGAGCGGTTCGGCGGAAGAGACGCCCAGACCGACTGGGTGCTCGGCGAGTGGGACCGGACGCTAGGAATCCTGGAGGAGGACCCGCTGATGCTGGCCGACCGGCTGGACTGGCCTGCGAAGCTTCAGCTACTACGCACATTCTTGGAAGCTGAAGAGGAGGAGTGGGGTTCCGACAGGGTGGTCGCCGCAGACCTGGAGTATCATAACTTGGACCCCGAAGAGGGGCTCTACTGGGTCATTGATACGGAACAACTGGTGTCCGAGGAGCGGGTTACCGAGGCGATGCAGCGCCCTCCGGCGGACACGCGGGCTGCCCTTCGAGGGCTGTATGTTCGACGGTTCGGCGAGGCGGTGCGCGACGTCACATGGAGTGCGATGACGCTGGACGACGGAGCGCAATCCAATCGGCTGGACATGAGCAAGATGGTCGGAGAGGTCCCACGACAGCTGGTTGATGCCGTGGAAAGAGCGGAGTCGTTAGAAGAGTCAGTGCGGATAGCATCGGGGAGTGCAACATGA
- a CDS encoding aminopeptidase P family protein has protein sequence MSTLFREKLRNRLPELMRRHQIDCWLTLTRELAPDPMADLLGLSGAVVAAGVFVLDGDRVRAIALGSVLDAALLKESGVYEEVRHPSESLPKAAADIAKSFGAHRVAVNSAEPALADGLSHNRYLAIAEALREAGLPEPCSSVDIITELRCTKSPEEVEALREAARLSHELMMEALSTKHIQPGRTTEREIASRLLSRAREEGLTPSWNPTFCPIVSSGETREHAAPSPTVRVEPGHIIIIDFGVKVQGYGADLQRCAYVTKRTEDSAPEWMLRLFETCRTGIEMGLDAVKPGVIAGDVDRVVREYVQSQGYPDYPNATGHPIGLVVHEIGPMIAPKKEGRTAQPLEVGQVFTMEPSVYQSLEHPNRVRVGLEENFVVTEQGAELLSPRQTELIVL, from the coding sequence ATGAGCACCCTGTTCCGCGAAAAGTTGCGCAACCGCCTGCCCGAACTGATGCGTCGTCACCAGATTGACTGCTGGCTGACGCTCACCCGCGAGCTCGCACCCGACCCCATGGCCGACCTGCTGGGGCTCTCCGGCGCGGTCGTGGCAGCCGGCGTTTTCGTATTGGACGGCGATAGGGTGCGAGCGATTGCCCTCGGCTCCGTGCTAGACGCGGCACTGCTGAAGGAGTCCGGCGTGTACGAAGAGGTGCGACACCCCTCCGAGTCGCTTCCGAAGGCGGCCGCGGACATAGCGAAGTCTTTCGGGGCGCACCGCGTGGCGGTGAACTCGGCGGAGCCTGCGCTAGCCGATGGCCTCTCGCACAACCGCTACCTCGCCATCGCCGAGGCACTGCGAGAGGCCGGGCTGCCGGAGCCGTGCTCGAGCGTGGACATCATCACCGAACTGCGATGCACCAAGTCGCCGGAGGAGGTGGAGGCGCTGCGCGAGGCCGCACGACTGAGCCATGAGCTTATGATGGAAGCGCTGTCCACCAAGCACATCCAGCCAGGCCGGACCACAGAGCGCGAGATCGCATCGCGACTGCTCTCTCGCGCCCGCGAAGAGGGCCTGACGCCGAGTTGGAACCCCACCTTCTGCCCCATCGTCAGCAGCGGCGAGACCCGGGAGCACGCCGCACCCTCGCCAACCGTGCGCGTCGAACCCGGCCACATCATCATCATAGATTTCGGGGTAAAGGTGCAGGGGTACGGTGCGGATTTGCAGCGCTGCGCCTATGTGACGAAGCGGACCGAAGACAGCGCGCCGGAGTGGATGCTGCGCCTGTTCGAGACCTGCCGCACGGGCATCGAAATGGGCCTCGATGCGGTGAAGCCGGGTGTGATCGCCGGCGACGTGGACCGCGTGGTGCGGGAGTACGTCCAGTCGCAGGGCTATCCCGACTATCCGAACGCAACGGGGCACCCCATCGGGCTCGTCGTGCACGAGATCGGGCCGATGATCGCGCCCAAGAAGGAGGGTCGGACCGCGCAGCCACTCGAGGTGGGGCAAGTGTTTACGATGGAACCGAGCGTGTACCAGAGCTTGGAGCACCCCAATCGGGTGCGCGTAGGGCTCGAAGAGAACTTCGTGGTCACCGAGCAGGGTGCCGAACTCCTCTCCCCTCGTCAGACCGAGTTGATCGTGCTGTAG